The Campylobacter armoricus sequence AAATGATGAGAATTACGAGTTGAATATAAAAGTGAGCCAAAATATAGGAACTTTTTTAATGGCAAATGTTTTAAATCATAAAAATGATAAGATTAAATTAGAATTATCTTTGGATAATAGTAAAAATATTATAAAAAGTGTTTTAGAAAAAGAGATTGATTTGGGTATTATTGAAGGAATTTGTAAAGATAAAGATTTAGAAAAAATCAAAATTTGTAATGATGAGCTTATAGTAGTTAGTCGTAATGAATTTAAAAATGAATGTTTTATTGATGAATTGAAAAATTATCAATGGTTAAGTAGAGAAAAAGGTTCTGGAGCTAAAGAAGTTTTTTTAAGTGCCTTACCAAAAAATGTGACATTAAATTTAATATATGAGCTAAATTCTACCGCTATGATTAAGGAATTAGTAAAAAAAGGAAATTTTTTAGCAGTATTGCCTAAATTTAGTGTCAAGGAAGAATTGGAAAATAAAAAATTATTTCAAGTGAGATTAAAAAATTTTAAAATTTCAAGGGAGCTTTTTATAATTTATCATAAAAACAAAGAGCTTAATGAAAATTTTTTAAATTTTTGTCAATTTTTATTAAAACAAATACAAAAAGATATTTTAGAATAACTTTTTAATGCATTCTTTAAAAACATTACCTCTTTCTTCGTAGGACTTAAATTGATCTAAGCTCGCACAAGCAGGACTTAGCAAAGCCACTTCATTATTAGCTAGGTTTTGATTGATTTTTTCAACTGCATTAGGTAAAAATTCACAAAAATGTACTTTTAAGTTTGCATTTTTAGCATAATCTATCATTTTGTTTGTGCTTTTACCTATGGCATAAAGCTCTATGTTAAGATTTTTCATAAAAGAAAATAAAGTACTTAAATCAACCCCTTTATCATCTCCTCCTATGATAAGATGAATTTTTTTATCTTTGTAGCGTTTTAGTGCTGCTAAAGTAGCATCAAGATTTGTTGCTTTGGTGTCATTTACCCAAAGTCTATTTTTGCAATCAAATATCTCTTCAAGTTTATTTTTTTCTATTTTAAACTCATTTAAAAGTTCATACGAACAACGATCAAGTATGATTTTTTCTATACTTAGTGCTATTATTGCATCTAGTAAAAAAGGAGTTTTGAAGTTAATTTTTTCAATATCAATTTGCATTTTTTTAGCTAAATCTTGCTCATCTTCATAGCTTACAACATAGGCATGAGTTGGATAATTTTCGTATTTTTTGGGCAAAATTACAACATCATTTTCATTCATTCTATCAAGCACGCTAAGTTTTGCTTGCTCGTAAGCTTTAAAAATCTTATGCCAAGAAAGATGATCTGGCGTAATAGGTAAAAGTGCGTAAATTTCAGGTTTGGCTATTTTGGTGTAAAAAAGCGAAAACGAGGAACTTTCTAAAATCCATAATTTTGCATTAGTATCCATTTGTGCTAAAGGGATTCCTATATTTGCCCCCATTTGTGCATTGATATGTTTTAAGAGATGGTGCGACATTTGGG is a genomic window containing:
- the murD gene encoding UDP-N-acetylmuramoyl-L-alanine--D-glutamate ligase — translated: MKISLFGYGKTTKAFAQRFGNCDIYDDHFTSISKDEFGNTLLPPCEFDPLKSDLEIPSPGFPNDHFLVQQAKNLSSEYDFFYDGMPKSVWISGTNGKTTTTQMSHHLLKHINAQMGANIGIPLAQMDTNAKLWILESSSFSLFYTKIAKPEIYALLPITPDHLSWHKIFKAYEQAKLSVLDRMNENDVVILPKKYENYPTHAYVVSYEDEQDLAKKMQIDIEKINFKTPFLLDAIIALSIEKIILDRCSYELLNEFKIEKNKLEEIFDCKNRLWVNDTKATNLDATLAALKRYKDKKIHLIIGGDDKGVDLSTLFSFMKNLNIELYAIGKSTNKMIDYAKNANLKVHFCEFLPNAVEKINQNLANNEVALLSPACASLDQFKSYEERGNVFKECIKKLF
- a CDS encoding LysR family transcriptional regulator — encoded protein: MTFKQIKYFQALSKNLNLRACAKELNITQSALSLAIFELEKSLNTKLFDRNAKFLSLNEKGKVFLKQITPLILEFERIEKMMQNDENYELNIKVSQNIGTFLMANVLNHKNDKIKLELSLDNSKNIIKSVLEKEIDLGIIEGICKDKDLEKIKICNDELIVVSRNEFKNECFIDELKNYQWLSREKGSGAKEVFLSALPKNVTLNLIYELNSTAMIKELVKKGNFLAVLPKFSVKEELENKKLFQVRLKNFKISRELFIIYHKNKELNENFLNFCQFLLKQIQKDILE